GCACGACAGGGATGTTAATATCGAGTTCAGTAAATGAAAGTGAAAATAATAAGTGCTATCTAACCGGCCTCTTTTTAAACCATTAAAAGCTATTGCTATGAGCTCAGATCAATTCACACGTAGATTACTAATCACTAACCTAATTATGCTATTGGCTATACAAATTGCGGTCGCGCAGGATCCGGTCAAAGGTAAAGCATTATTCACAGCCAACAACTGTGGTTCCTGCCATAAAATCGATGAACAAATGGTGGGGCCAGCCTTGGGGCCAATGGTGACAATGGGCCACAAAGAAGATTATCTGATTAGTTGGATACAAAACAATCAGGCCCTGATTGAAAAAAAGAATCCAGAGGCATTGGAGATTTATAATAAATTCAATCAGCAGCCGATGCCGGTGTTTAGTAACCTCACCAATAAGGATGTTAAGGATATCATTTCGTATATAAAAACCGAATGGAAAACCATGCAACCCGCCAACGATGATAAACACAGTAAAGGAAAAATTAGTGAAAGAAACTTATCTGCAGACAATACCTGGGCGATAATTGGATTAGTTATTACGTTGATTAT
This region of Mucilaginibacter inviolabilis genomic DNA includes:
- a CDS encoding c-type cytochrome; protein product: MSSDQFTRRLLITNLIMLLAIQIAVAQDPVKGKALFTANNCGSCHKIDEQMVGPALGPMVTMGHKEDYLISWIQNNQALIEKKNPEALEIYNKFNQQPMPVFSNLTNKDVKDIISYIKTEWKTMQPANDDKHSKGKISERNLSADNTWAIIGLVITLIIAFLIIVMLNKTIARLEGLLLNRKKTLPKKQFSKKKR